The window GCGGGCGGCGTCGACATCGATGCTGGCCGGGTCGTGGGCCTTGATCGAGTTCGCGTACTGCCGGATCTGTTCGCGGCCGACGGTGAAGGTCTCGGGGTACCGCCACACCATCCCGCGGATGTCAGTCTTGAGTGCCATGGTTATGCCAGCTTCGCGATAGCGATGGCGCGGCCGAAGATCTTCTTCCCACCCGTGGTGGCCGTCAGCGCGATCTGCACAGTCCTGGTGTCGGCGTCGGCCGACTTGATCCTGCCGCTGAACACGATCTCGGCGCCCACGCCGTCGTTGGGCACCGGCACGATCGCGGTGAAGCGGACGTTGAACTCGGTCACCGCGCCCGGGTCGCCGATCCACTCGGTGACGTAGCCGCCGCCGAGGCCCATGGTCAGCATGCCGTGGGCGATCGCGGTGTCCAGACCGACCTGCTTGGCGATCTCGTCGTCCCAGTGGATCGGGTTGAGGTCGCCGGAGACGCCGGCGTAGTTCACCAGATCCGCACGGGTCAGGGTGATGACTCTCTCGGGCAGCTCTTCGCCGACCTCGACCGAACCGAACTCACGCAGTGCCATCGTTGAAGCCACTCTCTCCGTTTTTCTCGCTGCGTCCCGCAAGCGTCGTGTACGTCTCCTGGACTACCTTGCCGTCCTGGTTGGTGACGACGTTCTTGGTGACGATGATGTCGGTACCGTGGGCCTGCCGAACCGAGTCCACGTACACGTCGCAGTAGAGCTTGTCTCCGGCCTGCACCGGCGCGAAGTACTTCAGCTTCTGGTCCACCCACACGATCTGGCGGTCGGTGATACCGACGCTGGCCTGGGCAAAAAACGCCGTCTGGGCCTGATAGCCGAACACGCACATGAACGTCGGCGGCGCCGGCAGCCCGCGGTAACCCAGTTCGGCGGCTGCTTCTTCGGAGAAGAACGCCGCATCGTCGTTGTGGACGG is drawn from Candidatus Mycolicibacterium alkanivorans and contains these coding sequences:
- the hadB gene encoding (3R)-hydroxyacyl-ACP dehydratase subunit HadB, which produces MALREFGSVEVGEELPERVITLTRADLVNYAGVSGDLNPIHWDDEIAKQVGLDTAIAHGMLTMGLGGGYVTEWIGDPGAVTEFNVRFTAIVPVPNDGVGAEIVFSGRIKSADADTRTVQIALTATTGGKKIFGRAIAIAKLA
- the hadA gene encoding (3R)-hydroxyacyl-ACP dehydratase subunit HadA; the encoded protein is MALSASLVGAHYRYPDHYVVEREKIREYARAVHNDDAAFFSEEAAAELGYRGLPAPPTFMCVFGYQAQTAFFAQASVGITDRQIVWVDQKLKYFAPVQAGDKLYCDVYVDSVRQAHGTDIIVTKNVVTNQDGKVVQETYTTLAGRSEKNGESGFNDGTA